Proteins encoded together in one Anaerosporomusa subterranea window:
- a CDS encoding Maf family protein, which yields MNVILASASPRRRQLLEQVGLCFAVQASDVMEAAKPGLSPAELAKSLAVDKATSVAATADSQAVVIGADTIVVYKGEVFGKPNNQEQARDMLHSLAGQQHQVITGVTVVADGEVFSDCAVTLVTFRDLTEAEIDSYIETDEWVDKAGSYGIQGMGALLVERIEGCYANVVGLPLVTLSRLLLRVGVRLL from the coding sequence ATGAATGTGATTCTGGCCTCTGCGTCGCCCCGTCGTCGCCAACTGTTAGAGCAGGTTGGGCTGTGTTTCGCCGTTCAAGCGAGTGATGTCATGGAGGCCGCGAAGCCAGGGCTTTCTCCGGCTGAATTGGCTAAGTCTCTTGCGGTTGATAAGGCAACTTCAGTCGCTGCAACAGCTGATTCTCAGGCAGTCGTTATCGGGGCTGACACCATCGTTGTTTATAAAGGCGAGGTATTTGGCAAGCCTAACAATCAAGAACAAGCAAGGGATATGCTTCACTCGTTAGCCGGGCAGCAACACCAAGTCATCACTGGTGTCACAGTTGTCGCTGACGGTGAGGTCTTCAGCGATTGTGCTGTAACATTAGTGACTTTCCGCGATCTGACTGAAGCAGAAATTGATTCGTATATTGAGACTGATGAATGGGTGGACAAGGCAGGCTCATACGGGATTCAGGGCATGGGCGCTTTGCTGGTTGAGCGAATTGAAGGCTGTTATGCCAATGTTGTTGGCTTGCCGTTAGTGACGCTTTCGC